TGGCCACACTGTCCCTCTGCATGGTGGCTCCAGGTTAGAGCTGAGCCCTTCACTTGAAAAGGCCAGGATTGCTCTTTTCCACCTAAAATCCTGGAGAGGTTTGGGTCAGGGTGCATCCCACCCACTCATTCCAAGGGCACCTTTCCTCAGactttttctcctgcaggagctcctggtTCCTGAGCTCCTGGGCTGGATTTGTCTCCTTGTAACCCCCCATTTCCCCAGGCTTCCCGTAAggcagggaacagcagggacATCCAACCGGCTTCTCTTACGGGAAGGgaggaaatgcattttaatttgattCCTGACCCACGGACTCGCTCGGATATCGTGtgtcagcagagcccagggcacaAAAGGGCCCTTGTCCCTCCTCACAGACAGGCCAGGCTCTGCGTGTCTGCAGAGACCCTTTCAAGGccatttttctcctcccagccAATCAGTCCCATGCAGAAACCAGCTCTGCACAAGCAGGGCTCAAGGCCAGGGAGCAGGACTGTGACCTGGCCACCACTGGCCCAACACTAAACCtattgaagacccctcatccTCATCACCTGCCAAGCCAGGCAGAGCCCCTGTGGTGGAGACCGTGCTCCTTTTGGCAAGGTTTGATTGCAGGGCCTCTGGGTGTGGTGAGGTTTGCCCTACCAGAAGGAGCTGAAGACCTCTGAAATGGGGGCCAGTCGTGAGGGTTGCTTGCTGAAATTCCACTTTCTAATCCTTTCTGCCTGGAATTTAGCAGGATGCATTTTTAATGGTGCTCAGCTAAGTCACCTCTCGTGGCCGGCTAAACACAGAACGGAGCATCTTTCCTGTCCTGTGATGCAGGAGAGCAAATTTCTGCGTGAACATGGTGGGAAGGGCGCTTTGGGACATTGaactgggctgcaggagctctgagGTGGACTCCCACATGTGGCCTGGGGTTTGTTGGTGACTTTAAAGCAGCTCAGTTCTTCCTCTGTGCTCCAGATGCAAAATGAGGTTAAATAAAAGTCACCTCATCCACCTGACCATAATTCCTCCGTGCCAGGGACTACTCAGTTGTGTCACCAACACCACGAGGCCGTGGTGTCTGTGGCCAGCGATGTGCTGCCCTCTCGAGCCATTGTCTCCGTGTCCTTACAGCCTCTTTGCTTTCCCCCCAGGGTGATGGAGAACCTCACAACTCCTCCAGCCTGGACCAGGGTCATCAACAGCTCCTTGGACCCAGGTGGCACAGATGACAACCCCTACAAGTGCGTGTTTGACGAGGACTTCAAATACGTCCTGCTGCCCGTCTCCTACGGCATCGTGTGCGTGGTGGGGCTCTTTCTCAACCTGCTGGCCCTCTACTCCTTCATCTTCAGGATCAAGACCTGGAACGCCTCCACCACCTACATGTTCAACCTGGCCATAAGCGACACGCTCTAcgtggtgtccctgcccctgctggTGTACTACTACGCCATGGGGGACAACTGGCCCTTCAGCGTGGGGCTGTGCAAGATCGTGCGCTTCCTGTTCTACACCAACCTCTACTGCAGCAtcctcttcctgctctgcaTCAGCGTCCATCGCTTCCTGGGCATCTGCTTCCCGCTGAAGTCGCTGCAGTGGGGCCACGTGCGCCACGCGCGCAGGGTGTCGCTGCTGGTGTGGCTGGTGACCGTGGTGTGCCAGTCCCCCGTGCTCTTCTTCGTCACCACCAGCGTCAAGGGCGACGCCATCACCTGCCACGACACGTCCAGCAAGGACCTCTTCGGCCAGTTTGTCATTTACAGCTCGGTcatgctggtgctgctcttcTGCATCCCTTTCCTCATCATCATCGTCTGCTACTGCCTGATGGCCCGGCGGCTGCTCCAGCCCACCCGGGGCATTTCCCGCCTCTCCCGCTCCAAAAAGAAGTCGGTGAAGATGATCATCATCGTCCTGGTGGTCttcattgtttgttttcttcctttccatgtCACTCGTACCTTGTACTACTCCTTCCGGAGCTGGGACCTGAGCTGCCAGACCCTCAATGCCATCAATTTGGCCTACAAGGTGACTCGTCCCCTCGCCAGCACCAACAGCTGCTTGGATCCCATTTTGTATTTCTTAGCAGGGCAGCGATTCATGAAGTTTGCGGGCAGCAAAGTGCCGTGGAAGCCTCAGAATGAGGTGGCGCTGGGCATCGTGCCCAACAGTCACCTGGGAACCAGCAGCGACACGGACACGCTCTCCAAGGATCTGAAATCCTAGCTCTGCTCCGCAGCAGAAGGGTTTATCCTGGGTGTGAAGCGGGGacaggctgctctggggccCGAGGCTTTGGGTGTTTGGGGTGCCCGGGCCTGCACCCGCTCCAGCGTGGTCTGTGTCGAACGCGCTCCTCTGCTTGTTTTGCTGTATCTTTTTCAGGAAGATGCAGCTGTGGTTGCACGCTGATCTCTGGCTCTGCATCCCAGCCTGCCCCTCTGATCAACGCTGAGGTGACCAAAtccggggggaaaaaaatcgTGCCCTGAGTGCCTTGAGTCACTTTCCAAAGCGAGAACGCCGTGTGCAAAAGGTGCCCCTGAAGAATTCCGTCTGCAGAttgcctggcacagggagagccGGAGTTCCTCTGTGCCTTGGCAAGGCAGGAAGGGCTTTGGGTGGATGAGGAGAGtcagctgcagttctgctgaGCAGCTTGATGCAAATGTCAAGGACAAGTATCACCCACAGCGGGAAAGGGTCTCCCACAGCTTTGCATCCCTGCAGAAATGCTCTCCCAGCTTcaagctggcagagcagggatgggattcCCAGCTCCTGTACAAGGGCTGCCTTCCCATTAACCTGATGGACATTCCATCCCACTGGAGTGCACTGCTAGCAGCCCACTGGAGTTTACTGGTACCATCGAGCAGGTCCCCTGTAGGTTTCTCCAGTGGGGCCAACATCTTCCAAAAAACCCATTAGTGCTTCCCAACAGCAGCAGTCACcctttaaaaagcttttaggaacctgcagcttccagctgctggctTTAATAATCATCTCCAGCTCATTAAAATTTAAGGTGAGCtcttcatgtctttttttttttaaccccctTCCTGGTGACTCATGTTTCCAGGCCAGCAGCAAAGACCAGTGTTCATCCCCTTGGCTGAGTGCTGCCACGTCCCCATTGCTGTCCCTCAGAGGTGACAAAATTTGCCAGCGCTAAACCCCGAGTTGAGGAGCTGCAAGTGACGCTGAGCTTCGCCCCATTCTGCCTGGATTTGTAAAAAATGTCCACAAAGCATTTCACTAGAAGGAGCTCCTGGTGTTTTTCCCTGTAATTGTTGGGTtggagagcccagagcccaggtCCGTGGTTTCCCTGCCAGGAGGATGCTGATTCCTCccctaaaaaatgaaaattgcttGAGCTGCAGCACTGGACGAGTCACATTTTGTAAAAGCTGTTTCAGGACTAGGCAAACACATTTGATGTTGGCTTAGGCCAAGACCTCGGACCACTCCTTAGTTTCTCCCATCCTTCCTTCTTGTGAAGTTTGGTGGAGACAAAGCCATGCCGTGATGTCACCTGTGTGTTCAGTCACGGGTGACTGCGACCATTCAGGGCTAACTGGGAGGTTCCTGTGGTCCCACCCCCAATGGGGGGCTCTTGTCCCAACCAACAGTGTCACAACCACAGGAGGCAAAGGCACATCTGTAGGGTGGTTCATGCCACCCTCGAGCGTGTTTGGGATAGGATTGGGTTAAGAACAGACTGCACCGTGGCAGAACCCTTTATCCCTTTGTTCTTGTGAAGGGAGGGTCATGTGCTTGATGGTGAGGGTCATGGCACAGTCACTGGGGCGAGACAAATAACTGGGAAAAATGAATTCAGCCAGGGCACTGAGCTGGTACAAACATCACTCCAGGCCTTGCCTGCTCTCCCACACTTG
This sequence is a window from Vidua chalybeata isolate OUT-0048 chromosome 2, bVidCha1 merged haplotype, whole genome shotgun sequence. Protein-coding genes within it:
- the P2RY2 gene encoding P2Y purinoceptor 2, producing the protein MENLTTPPAWTRVINSSLDPGGTDDNPYKCVFDEDFKYVLLPVSYGIVCVVGLFLNLLALYSFIFRIKTWNASTTYMFNLAISDTLYVVSLPLLVYYYAMGDNWPFSVGLCKIVRFLFYTNLYCSILFLLCISVHRFLGICFPLKSLQWGHVRHARRVSLLVWLVTVVCQSPVLFFVTTSVKGDAITCHDTSSKDLFGQFVIYSSVMLVLLFCIPFLIIIVCYCLMARRLLQPTRGISRLSRSKKKSVKMIIIVLVVFIVCFLPFHVTRTLYYSFRSWDLSCQTLNAINLAYKVTRPLASTNSCLDPILYFLAGQRFMKFAGSKVPWKPQNEVALGIVPNSHLGTSSDTDTLSKDLKS